The genomic region GAATCTGGGGGGATCCATGGCCAAGAAGGCTTTCATCACCGGCATCACCGGGCAGGACGGCTCGTACCTGGCGGAGCTGCTGCTCGCCAAGGGCTACGAGGTCCACGGCCTCATCCGCCGCTCGTCGACGTTCAACACGTCCCGCATCGACCACCTGTACCAGGACCCGCACGAGGACGGCGCGAAGCTCTTCCTCCACTACGGCGACCTGAGCGACGGCTCGCGCCTCACGACGCTGATGATGCAGATCCAGCCCGACGAGGTCTACAACCTCGCGGCACAGTCGCACGTGCGCGTCTCGTTCGACGAGCCGGAGCACACCGCGGACACGACGGGCACCGGCACCATCCGCCTGCTCGAGGCCGTGCGCCTCTCGGGCATCGAGACCCGCTTCTACCAGGCCTCCTCGAGCGAGCTGTACGGGGCCACTCCCCCGCCGCAGAGCGAGACCACGCCGTTCTACCCGCGCTCGCCGTACGGGGCCGCGAAGCTCTACAGCTTCTGGATCACGAAGAACTACCGCGAGGCGTACGACATGTTCGCCGTCAACGGGATCCTCTTCAACCACGAGTCGCCCCGCCGCGGCGAGACGTTCGTGACGCGCAAGATCACGCGCGCGGTCGCCGCCATCAAGGCCGGCAAGCAGGACCACGTCTACCTCGGCAACCTCGACAGCATCCGCGACTGGGGCTACGCCGCCGAGTACGTCGAGGGCATGTGGCGGATGCTGCAGGCCGACGAGCCCGACGACTTCGTGCTCGCCACCGGCGGCAACTTCACCGTGCGCGACTTCCTCGAGACCGCGTTCTCGCATGCGGGCCTCGACTGGTCCGAGCACGTGCGGTTCGACCCGCGCTACCTCCGCCCCACCGAGGTCGACGCCCTGGTGGGCGACGCCACGAAGGCCGCGGAGAAGCTCGGCTGGAAGGCCACGGTCGACACCACGATGCTCGCCCGGATCATGGTCGACGCTGACATAGCCGCGCTCGAGGCCGAGGGGCGTCCGTGGATCGACTCCGTGAAGCTGGCGAGCTGGGGCACGGCCGACGCGACCGCGGTCGACGCGTGAGCGCGGCCCCCGCGTCCGGCGCCGACGAGCGCGACGCCGTCGCCTTCACGCCCGCGCCGCTCGACCGCTCAGCCCGCGTCTACGTGGCCGGCCACCGCGGGCTCGTCGGCTCGGCGATCGTGCGCCGGCTCGAGGCGGAGGGCTTCACCGACGTCATCGGCCGCACGTCCGCCGAGCTCGACCTGAAGGACCGCGACGCGGTCTTCGCGTTCTTCGCCGAGGAGAAGCCGGTGCACGTGGTGCTCGCGGCCGCGAAGGTCGGCGGGATCCTCGCGAACAGCACCTACCCGGTCGACTTCCTCAGCGACAACCTGCGCATCCAGGTCAACGTGCTCGACGCGGCGCTCGAGCACGGCGTCGACCGGCTGCTGTTCCTCGGCTCCTCGTGCATCTACCCGAAGCTCGCGCCGCAGCCCATCACCGAGGACAGCCTCCTCACGGGGCACCTCGAGCCCACCAACGACGCCTACGCGATCGCGAAGATCGCGGGCATCATGCAGATCCAGGCCGTGCGCCGCCAGTACGGCCTGCCGTGGATCTCGGCCATGCCCACGAACCTCTACGGGCCGGGCGACAACTTCTCGCCGCAGGGCTCGCACGTGCTGCCCGCGCTCATCCGCCGGTACGACGAGGCGCGCGCGTCCGGCGCGGAGTCGGTGACCAACTGGGGCACGGGCACGCCGCGCCGCGAGTTCCTGCACGTCGACGACATGGCCGCCGCGTGCCTCCACCTCCTCGAGCACTACGACGGGCCCGAGCAGGTCAACGTGGGCACGGGCAGCGACGTGACGATCCGCGAGATCGCGGAGACCATCGCGCGCGTCGTCGGCTACGAGGGCCGCACGGAGTGGGACACGTCGAAGCCGGACGGCACGCCGCAGAAGCTGCTGGACGTGTCCAAGCTCGCCGACGCCGGGTGGACCTCCTCCATCGGTCTCGACGAGGGCCTGCGCTCCACGGTCGAGTGGTACCGGGAGCACATCACGACGCTCCGGGAGTAGCCGCTCCCGCACGACGACGGCCGCCGCGCATCCGCGCGGCGGCCGTCGTCGTGCGCCCGAGCGGACGGGTGCCCTCGCGTGCCCGCGGATCAGGCCGGCACGCCCGCCAGCGCCTCGTCCAGGATCTGCCGGAACGCCG from Clavibacter michiganensis subsp. insidiosus harbors:
- the gmd gene encoding GDP-mannose 4,6-dehydratase, with the protein product MAKKAFITGITGQDGSYLAELLLAKGYEVHGLIRRSSTFNTSRIDHLYQDPHEDGAKLFLHYGDLSDGSRLTTLMMQIQPDEVYNLAAQSHVRVSFDEPEHTADTTGTGTIRLLEAVRLSGIETRFYQASSSELYGATPPPQSETTPFYPRSPYGAAKLYSFWITKNYREAYDMFAVNGILFNHESPRRGETFVTRKITRAVAAIKAGKQDHVYLGNLDSIRDWGYAAEYVEGMWRMLQADEPDDFVLATGGNFTVRDFLETAFSHAGLDWSEHVRFDPRYLRPTEVDALVGDATKAAEKLGWKATVDTTMLARIMVDADIAALEAEGRPWIDSVKLASWGTADATAVDA
- a CDS encoding GDP-L-fucose synthase family protein, translating into MSAAPASGADERDAVAFTPAPLDRSARVYVAGHRGLVGSAIVRRLEAEGFTDVIGRTSAELDLKDRDAVFAFFAEEKPVHVVLAAAKVGGILANSTYPVDFLSDNLRIQVNVLDAALEHGVDRLLFLGSSCIYPKLAPQPITEDSLLTGHLEPTNDAYAIAKIAGIMQIQAVRRQYGLPWISAMPTNLYGPGDNFSPQGSHVLPALIRRYDEARASGAESVTNWGTGTPRREFLHVDDMAAACLHLLEHYDGPEQVNVGTGSDVTIREIAETIARVVGYEGRTEWDTSKPDGTPQKLLDVSKLADAGWTSSIGLDEGLRSTVEWYREHITTLRE